The Pseudomonas sp. R4-35-07 genome contains a region encoding:
- a CDS encoding DUF6124 family protein encodes MYKVTPNPPYASNAASSDPKLQAAAQRAIHHHLPPSDDAAPAEHPSNNLFLVNPTIDPETLLANAAENLASANEMAATLAFNLDDSQRAIALGIQQLIELSALLVDRAQEQVAPVTKSVKA; translated from the coding sequence ATGTACAAGGTCACACCTAATCCGCCTTATGCTTCAAACGCGGCATCCTCTGATCCAAAGCTTCAAGCCGCAGCCCAGCGGGCAATCCATCATCACTTGCCCCCATCCGACGACGCTGCACCTGCCGAACACCCAAGCAACAACCTCTTCCTCGTAAACCCAACCATCGACCCCGAAACCCTCCTGGCCAACGCCGCCGAAAACCTAGCATCCGCCAACGAAATGGCCGCCACCCTGGCGTTCAACCTCGACGACTCCCAACGAGCCATCGCCCTGGGCATCCAGCAGTTAATCGAGTTGAGCGCATTGCTCGTAGACCGAGCCCAAGAACAAGTTGCGCCTGTAACCAAATCAGTCAAAGCCTGA
- the drt5 gene encoding antiviral reverse transcriptase Drt5: protein MSKTTDFYEKDFWSGLFPMQTSRLMITLKEKELEKYVYQKVLAATELAHNFLPQQTVYADKSNGHLRRTLKLDPVAEYYLYDLVYRNREIFRKPFSDVRKSYGYRFEKGEVIPISQAYSSFKKDVADNLARFKHHISFDIAGYFNSVYHHDLSHWFSSSDKVDVADQDGFGKFMREINSGRSVDFLPHGLYPSKMIGSEFLKFTEQYGQLKSSVVLRFMDDYHIFDDNEDNIKIDFIQIQKLLGQKGLNVNPQKTRKSVQDVEVKASEIRQELYEIVAVQVGVSIFGSGHEQPEYEEIEVIRDLSSDQVVQLLGLLKEDALDDHDADFILNVLRFHSTDFSEYFSILLERFPSLSKSIYSSLGYHNALTVADKAQLSIAIYEYIEKSNYVSEFQLFWLATMAEEYLFATDLYGRILNQLYMLSSNSVISRAKILEIPEQKFGLKELRDEHLKNGSSNWLSWASAFGTRSLKKGERNYGLDYFSKGSDLNFLISSCVKEIE from the coding sequence ATGTCAAAAACCACGGATTTTTATGAAAAAGATTTTTGGTCTGGTTTGTTTCCAATGCAGACTAGTAGGTTAATGATTACGCTCAAAGAGAAAGAGCTTGAAAAATATGTGTACCAAAAAGTTTTGGCGGCTACCGAGCTGGCACATAACTTTTTGCCTCAACAGACTGTCTATGCCGATAAGTCAAATGGGCACCTTCGACGAACATTGAAGCTTGATCCCGTTGCTGAGTACTATTTGTACGATCTTGTATATAGAAATCGTGAGATTTTTAGAAAGCCGTTCTCTGATGTTAGGAAATCTTATGGATATAGATTCGAAAAGGGTGAAGTTATACCAATAAGTCAGGCTTATAGTTCTTTTAAGAAAGACGTTGCGGATAATTTGGCACGATTTAAGCATCACATAAGTTTTGATATAGCTGGTTATTTTAATAGTGTATATCACCATGATTTATCCCATTGGTTTTCCTCTTCGGATAAAGTCGATGTTGCGGATCAAGACGGCTTTGGTAAGTTCATGCGCGAAATTAACTCTGGCCGAAGTGTCGATTTTCTGCCTCATGGTTTGTATCCATCAAAGATGATTGGAAGTGAATTTTTAAAATTCACTGAGCAGTATGGTCAGTTGAAGAGCTCTGTGGTTTTACGGTTTATGGATGATTATCATATTTTTGATGATAATGAGGATAATATCAAAATAGATTTCATACAGATCCAGAAATTGCTTGGTCAAAAAGGGTTGAATGTTAATCCGCAAAAAACCCGAAAAAGCGTTCAGGATGTTGAAGTAAAAGCTTCGGAGATTCGCCAGGAATTATATGAGATAGTTGCAGTTCAAGTTGGTGTTTCTATCTTTGGGTCCGGCCATGAGCAGCCCGAGTATGAAGAAATTGAGGTGATACGTGATCTTTCGTCTGATCAAGTTGTTCAGTTGTTAGGATTACTCAAGGAAGATGCGTTGGATGACCACGATGCAGATTTCATTTTGAATGTTTTGAGGTTTCATTCAACGGATTTTTCTGAATATTTTTCTATATTGCTTGAGCGATTTCCGAGTCTTTCAAAAAGTATCTACTCTTCGCTCGGTTACCATAATGCGCTAACTGTTGCCGATAAGGCGCAGTTGTCAATAGCGATTTATGAGTATATCGAAAAATCTAACTATGTTTCGGAGTTTCAGTTGTTTTGGCTCGCAACTATGGCTGAAGAGTATTTGTTTGCTACTGATTTGTATGGTCGAATATTGAATCAGTTGTATATGCTTAGTTCTAATAGTGTAATTTCTCGTGCGAAAATATTAGAGATTCCTGAGCAGAAGTTTGGGCTGAAGGAGTTGAGAGATGAGCATTTGAAGAATGGGAGTTCTAATTGGTTATCTTGGGCTTCTGCTTTTGGAACTAGAAGTCTTAAAAAAGGCGAGCGGAACTACGGTTTGGATTATTTTTCTAAGGGGTCAGATCTGAATTTTTTGATATCTTCATGTGTTAAGGAGATCGAATAG